The segment GCCCCCTACGAAGTGGGAGTAAAGCCTCTCCAGTTCCCCCTGAAGACCCGCTCCACGGGGCACATGGCATAGGCGCCCCTTGGGCCCTCCGAAGTAGTCGAGGCAGAGGCTGGCCTCTACACAGCCGATCCAGCTCCGGGAGCCCCGGAACCCAGAAGGTTTGTCGCCCATGTCCTCCAGTGCAGTCTGCACGGCGGCCATCCCGGGCACGCCCTCGGGCCTGCCCTCTGGCCACGAGCACAGAGTCTGTAGAGTGCGGTATCCGCAGCCCCAGCCTCGGTCGTCCAGGCCGTCGCAACCGTAGTGATAGTAGAGGTAGTGACCCGAGAGGACAGCCAGGCGAACGGGGCCACGTCCGGGTGGGGCAAGGCCCATGTGGACGTCCTTCAGCAGATCCAGGGCGTTCGGCTGGAGCGGAGGTTGCCGAGGCCGGGCAGATGCTGCGTCCTGGCGGCGCAGAGCAAACTCCAGGGAGAACTCAGGCTCCAGCGCTTAGTCTTGGCCCTAGGTCTTGGGCTAGCTGCGGACAGAACAGGCACACACGACCTGGCGACTTTCTTGCCGGGAACCAGGCAGCAGCTGAAGGAGAGCACTGTGGAGGCTACGCCGACCCGCGGGGTTCCCACAATGCACCGCCGCGGGCCCCTCCGCCGAGCCCGCACCTCCCTTCTGCGCAGGCGCGAGTTCCGCCACGCAGGGGCGGGCGCGCTGCGTCCCGGCTCAGAGTCTGCCAGTGCGCGGGCTCCAGCGCCTATCCTTCGATTCCCTCAGCCCAGCGGTTAGGCTTTCCGTCCAACCCCCGCTTCCCAGTCGCGTACACGCCTGTGGCTGTAACAGTTTATTGGCAGCCCAGAGGGGCGAAGGCACCGCAGGGGAGGGGGCTCGGCCGAGACATGCAGAGGACCGGGAACCCAGGGGGAAAGTCGGGGTGGGGAGGGTCTAGGGCTCCTCTGTTATATCCCAGCCCCTAGATAAATAGTATATACAGCTAGTGGGCCGGGAGGGGCGGGCAGGGCGGCGGGACGTGGGGGTCCCGCCTGGGTCACAGGTCTGAACAGCGATCCTGCTTGCTGTAATGGTCAAACTGGTTCTTCCAGTGCACCATGTAGGAGCTCCAGCGGTGGAACTCGGCCTTCCACTGGCGCTCCGCTTCGTCCAGCGTGTCTGCGGCCAGGCCGCCCGGCAAGTGGGTGCGTGGCGGGGAGAACACGGGAAAGGTCGGGGAACGGACACGGGGGGTGGGAGCGTGAGTGCAGGAGGATACAAGGAGAAAATAGGAGGCCACGTGGGATAGTGGAAAAAGGATCAGGAGAACATGCGAAAGACGAAAGTCCAGAGGGAGAGTGAGGGTAGGGGCGgggccagggaaggaggagggagggggagaaaatgaCCGGAAGACAGGGGGACGGAATGGATCAGAAGGGGGAGCATCCGTAGGTTtatggggaaaagagaagagacagaaatggtTGACGGTTATAGCCCCTCTGGGAGGTGCTATCTAGCCCGGGttttccctctcccccaaaacTCCAGGCTCAGGCCCTaaggaataattttataaaaaaagaaaattggctttttcatttctatttaaacaACAAAGGCGTGTGGGTCCCTGAGACGGGTTGTAGgtcacccctccccactccctgtccAGTTTGAGTCTCTCGGTTTGAGGAGGGAAGGGGCACTGGGTCGGAGATCCCTGAGTGGTGCCCTTCTCCCATGGTCCCACCACTCTTTAGAGGAGGGTCCCCTGAGGCCGGAGGGGTAAGAGGCCGTGGTCACAGCGGCAGGAGCCGGGAGAGAAGGAGGAGTAGGAGGGGTAGGGAAAGGCCGGGCCTGGGCCTCGGGGCAGCCTCCCCGTGGGCGGGGCCTGGGCAGGTGCTGGGAGCCTCCGAGGCtggtggggagaagagaggggtTACACCCCGCCGGCTTCcactcccctttctctctccgcgccccatcccccaaccccctccgcCAAGCCCCTGCCCGCTGGCCCCTGCGTACCGGTGGCGCTGAGCAATTTGGGTAGGAAGCCGTTCCAGAAGGCGCAGGCCTGTGCGCGGAGACCCCGCCTCACCTCCAGCGGCCGCAGATTTAGGCTCACGTACTGCTGCACTCCCGCGGTGTACGGTGGCCACTGCGTGGCTTTGGGGTCCTGGGGTTCATTGGGGTCCCTGCGGAAGGAAAGGTAAGGCTCAGCCTCAGGCAAGCCTGCCCCgccctgggggctggggaatGGAGAGAGAGGAGGCTGCTTCCAGACTCCATGCCTTCTCCGCTCCAAGGGGagccccatcccctccctcccactgctTAATCCTTCTTTATCTTCTCCAGTATCCCTCAACATCGGagtcttccccttcctcctgccctccctttctgtctctcctctccctttctctcagtTTTTCTGCTCCACCGTCGtctttgtttctctcattttaaaaaactgatgatttattgagcccttactcTGTAACTGGGCTCAGTCCTATCTCTACAAAACATCACATTTACTTCTGACAACGCCCATGTGATACCGGATTTATTGTCCCCTTCTTCAGGCAGGTAAAACTCCGTGTGCCCATGGGTGCATGTCACAGCAGATAAAATCACCACTGGTCCAATTGATCAGCTTTGCAGTTGACACACCGAACTACTATGGTAACTCCTCTGTCTCTCCTTGTCCATCTCTTTCCTTCGCCTCCCTCTGCTGCTGTCCTTGTCTTCTCAAGAGCTGCCAccctgctttccttcctctttccttcctcctcctttcctggtATCCTGTCATTCCCTCTCTCCCGCTTTATCTCCTTTGTGAActttcccctctctctgctctctctggCCCTTACTGTCTCTGCTtgtttcccccctcccccccacctccctggctCCTGAAGCCGTCCTCCCCTCAGCACTGCTGACCCTGTGCGGGCGAAGTTGGCCCAGTATCTCATCAGTCGCTGGGCAAAGGCTCTCTCCTCGACGGTGTAGTTTAGCGAGGGTTCCAGAGGGAGCCCAAAGATGAACTCGATCTCGTAGCCGTGGGGCACCCCCATCCAGAGGGGCCAGGGTAGTGTGGACGCACGGTGTTCAAAGATGTAGGCATAGACCCGAGCGCCCTGGGCAGCCAGTCGCCCAGCCAGCTGGGCCACTGGGCACACGACATTGTGGTCGCCCACCACATCATTCATGGCCTCCCTCAGGCGTGCCGGGTCCTCAGGGTGCAGCCAGTCTGTGTAATGCAGGACCACAGCCTCGGCAGCCAGGTCACTTGCCTGGGGGACCCCGACCCGCACCCCGGCCAGGAACTGGGCCCGGCTGATGAGAGACTCGTTGTCTTTGCTGAAGCCTGGGGCCCCGTAAACCAGAAAATAGGAGCCCTCATCCTTCACCACACCCACCAGCACCTGAGGGGACAGGAGGTGggggagacacagacagacaggcagacagaaaCGGACAGACAGAGCCAGAGAGATGAACAGTTACAGACCCACAACCATGAAGGAAGAGAGTACAAGATtggggatggagaggagaaaatacacccacatttcctttcctctgtcccACTGGCCACCCTGGGATCAAGCCCTCAGGGAAGAGAAACCTGGGCCTTTGGGAGTGGACCTTGAGAAGCTCTCATGTCTGGGTCCCCAGGGGGAGGGCGGGTGGGAGAACAGGCCTAGAGGAACCAGCTTCACCCCCTCCAGCCACTAGTCACCTGCAGGCCGTGGAAGTCTCCAGTGTTGATGAGGGCCTCGGGCGTGTCACTGAGGAAGTCTCCGTCCACTACAGGCACGAAAGAAAAGCGGAAGATGCTTTCCTGAGGCAGCACATGCCACTCGTGGTCCACCAGGTCCTGAGCTGGTCGTGTCCGCAGGCAAGCAACCAACTCTGTGTCATTGCTACCAGCCCCACCTGGGGGACAGCCTACGAGGCGGGCCAGTAGTGTGGCCCTGCGGCGGGCCTCTCCCATGCTCACCGTGGCCCAGGGCCCATTGGGTGCACCGCTTTGCAGCACAGCCCTGTGGAACAGGCCCCGGCTGGGTGGGGACAGCAGGTGCATGCCCACAGAGGCGGCACCTGCACTTTCCCCAAACAGAGTCACTGACATTGGGTCCCCCCCAAAGGCTGCCACATTCTCCTGCACCCACTGCAGGGCCAGCCTCTGATCAAGGAGACCCACATTGCCTGGGGCCTCCCGGCTCCCTGGCAGGGCCAGGAAGCCAAAGGCTCCCACGCGGTAGTTCATGGATACCAGCACAATTGCTTCGGCCTGGGCCAGGAAGCGGCCATCATAAACGTCCAAGGAGGAGGCCCCACTGTAGAAGCCGCCCCCATAGATCCAGACGAGGACAGGGATGGGGGTTGCAGGCCGAGGGTATGGTGTCCACACGTTGAGGTAGAGGCAGTCCTCACTCAGCTCACGGTTGGGGTTCCACATCTCGCTGCCCTCAAAGCCAGGGTACAAGGTGTCCACGTATTGGTAGCAGACACTTTGGAAGGCGGTGGCGTCCAGCACCCCTGACCAGGGCTGCTTGGGCTCCGGTGGCAGAAAACGACGGGAGCCCACAGGTGGCTCTGCGAAGGGGATGCCCAGAAAAGCAGAGACAGGGCCCCCAGGGGCCTCCAGGCGGATGCCCTGCAGCTGGCCCCCACGCACCATCACCCGAAGCTTTGGGTCCTCCAGGTGCTcagcctctgcccctcctcccaggaggaagaggaggaggagaaggagtgGGGCCATCGGGAAGGGAGTGTGTAGAGGACACCACTGGAGCCTCATGGCTgccagggcaggcaggcagctgcTGGGAGAAAGAATGGCAGAGGGTAAAGGCC is part of the Rhinolophus sinicus isolate RSC01 linkage group LG03, ASM3656204v1, whole genome shotgun sequence genome and harbors:
- the ACHE gene encoding acetylcholinesterase isoform X4 translates to MRLQWCPLHTPFPMAPLLLLLLFLLGGGAEAEHLEDPKLRVMVRGGQLQGIRLEAPGGPVSAFLGIPFAEPPVGSRRFLPPEPKQPWSGVLDATAFQSVCYQYVDTLYPGFEGSEMWNPNRELSEDCLYLNVWTPYPRPATPIPVLVWIYGGGFYSGASSLDVYDGRFLAQAEAIVLVSMNYRVGAFGFLALPGSREAPGNVGLLDQRLALQWVQENVAAFGGDPMSVTLFGESAGAASVGMHLLSPPSRGLFHRAVLQSGAPNGPWATVSMGEARRRATLLARLVGCPPGGAGSNDTELVACLRTRPAQDLVDHEWHVLPQESIFRFSFVPVVDGDFLSDTPEALINTGDFHGLQVLVGVVKDEGSYFLVYGAPGFSKDNESLISRAQFLAGVRVGVPQASDLAAEAVVLHYTDWLHPEDPARLREAMNDVVGDHNVVCPVAQLAGRLAAQGARVYAYIFEHRASTLPWPLWMGVPHGYEIEFIFGLPLEPSLNYTVEERAFAQRLMRYWANFARTGDPNEPQDPKATQWPPYTAGVQQYVSLNLRPLEVRRGLRAQACAFWNGFLPKLLSATASEAPSTCPGPAHGEAAPRPRPGLSLPLLLLLLSRLLPL
- the ACHE gene encoding acetylcholinesterase isoform X2, translated to MLPHLLPPGSLRPLPSAILSPSSCLPALAAMRLQWCPLHTPFPMAPLLLLLLFLLGGGAEAEHLEDPKLRVMVRGGQLQGIRLEAPGGPVSAFLGIPFAEPPVGSRRFLPPEPKQPWSGVLDATAFQSVCYQYVDTLYPGFEGSEMWNPNRELSEDCLYLNVWTPYPRPATPIPVLVWIYGGGFYSGASSLDVYDGRFLAQAEAIVLVSMNYRVGAFGFLALPGSREAPGNVGLLDQRLALQWVQENVAAFGGDPMSVTLFGESAGAASVGMHLLSPPSRGLFHRAVLQSGAPNGPWATVSMGEARRRATLLARLVGCPPGGAGSNDTELVACLRTRPAQDLVDHEWHVLPQESIFRFSFVPVVDGDFLSDTPEALINTGDFHGLQVLVGVVKDEGSYFLVYGAPGFSKDNESLISRAQFLAGVRVGVPQASDLAAEAVVLHYTDWLHPEDPARLREAMNDVVGDHNVVCPVAQLAGRLAAQGARVYAYIFEHRASTLPWPLWMGVPHGYEIEFIFGLPLEPSLNYTVEERAFAQRLMRYWANFARTGDPNEPQDPKATQWPPYTAGVQQYVSLNLRPLEVRRGLRAQACAFWNGFLPKLLSATDTLDEAERQWKAEFHRWSSYMVHWKNQFDHYSKQDRCSDL
- the UFSP1 gene encoding ufm1-specific protease 1, with translation MGLAPPGRGPVRLAVLSGHYLYYHYGCDGLDDRGWGCGYRTLQTLCSWPEGRPEGVPGMAAVQTALEDMGDKPSGFRGSRSWIGCVEASLCLDYFGGPKGRLCHVPRGAGLQGELERLYSHFVGGGGPVMVGGDADAQSKALLGVCLGPGTEAYVLVLDPHCWGAPKNPSELQAAGWVGWREASTAFDPNSFYNLCLTTRNSEKQRQALD
- the ACHE gene encoding acetylcholinesterase isoform X1, whose protein sequence is MLIYPAPSPHRGCHCVRVCPSVCECRSLRLWRLLQETIGLRCLSPGNSVHLSLCLPALAAMRLQWCPLHTPFPMAPLLLLLLFLLGGGAEAEHLEDPKLRVMVRGGQLQGIRLEAPGGPVSAFLGIPFAEPPVGSRRFLPPEPKQPWSGVLDATAFQSVCYQYVDTLYPGFEGSEMWNPNRELSEDCLYLNVWTPYPRPATPIPVLVWIYGGGFYSGASSLDVYDGRFLAQAEAIVLVSMNYRVGAFGFLALPGSREAPGNVGLLDQRLALQWVQENVAAFGGDPMSVTLFGESAGAASVGMHLLSPPSRGLFHRAVLQSGAPNGPWATVSMGEARRRATLLARLVGCPPGGAGSNDTELVACLRTRPAQDLVDHEWHVLPQESIFRFSFVPVVDGDFLSDTPEALINTGDFHGLQVLVGVVKDEGSYFLVYGAPGFSKDNESLISRAQFLAGVRVGVPQASDLAAEAVVLHYTDWLHPEDPARLREAMNDVVGDHNVVCPVAQLAGRLAAQGARVYAYIFEHRASTLPWPLWMGVPHGYEIEFIFGLPLEPSLNYTVEERAFAQRLMRYWANFARTGDPNEPQDPKATQWPPYTAGVQQYVSLNLRPLEVRRGLRAQACAFWNGFLPKLLSATDTLDEAERQWKAEFHRWSSYMVHWKNQFDHYSKQDRCSDL
- the ACHE gene encoding acetylcholinesterase isoform X3, with the protein product MRLQWCPLHTPFPMAPLLLLLLFLLGGGAEAEHLEDPKLRVMVRGGQLQGIRLEAPGGPVSAFLGIPFAEPPVGSRRFLPPEPKQPWSGVLDATAFQSVCYQYVDTLYPGFEGSEMWNPNRELSEDCLYLNVWTPYPRPATPIPVLVWIYGGGFYSGASSLDVYDGRFLAQAEAIVLVSMNYRVGAFGFLALPGSREAPGNVGLLDQRLALQWVQENVAAFGGDPMSVTLFGESAGAASVGMHLLSPPSRGLFHRAVLQSGAPNGPWATVSMGEARRRATLLARLVGCPPGGAGSNDTELVACLRTRPAQDLVDHEWHVLPQESIFRFSFVPVVDGDFLSDTPEALINTGDFHGLQVLVGVVKDEGSYFLVYGAPGFSKDNESLISRAQFLAGVRVGVPQASDLAAEAVVLHYTDWLHPEDPARLREAMNDVVGDHNVVCPVAQLAGRLAAQGARVYAYIFEHRASTLPWPLWMGVPHGYEIEFIFGLPLEPSLNYTVEERAFAQRLMRYWANFARTGDPNEPQDPKATQWPPYTAGVQQYVSLNLRPLEVRRGLRAQACAFWNGFLPKLLSATDTLDEAERQWKAEFHRWSSYMVHWKNQFDHYSKQDRCSDL